In one window of Cytophagaceae bacterium ABcell3 DNA:
- a CDS encoding glycosyl hydrolase family 8, with protein sequence MDFYKTSASRFRSFTFIFLLIFLWKGALLHAQVPVDINSGNPNFPFPQFNPYTTDDGHYLGNLATNNAPGVVHAEMEQRIRDAWQIMANRLEYTGEEHAGVQYIIGNIGCPYDCSEGCGYALLAAAEMADKTTFDGLWMRTHDHRMIMHPRYSDCVVPDPDYRYGDNSLMDNVDAAADGDFDIALALLIAYKQWGEFMGVDDACGNPISYKQEALNVIRGLVEVYQSPDIDPTDCRKVSGAIGFDGYVKGGNTWGELTSWATGQEPDCPEFTGPTQHHIDYNAPAYFHAFAHFLETEGDAQDLVWNINQFLRAEASSEWLDGQMLDNPAALPLAGWVDYEVGDDRPVYTNFMDGEDFRHAWRTILNYVWHGNPNTTWNPNTKEVEPGGNTYERDLGLRLAQFMNNPGEAPWSNPCNSVGGGPELTYNGPSQLKYYYDPNTGDELTTFTLNFLHGTGSPAAVAAQDFDLMGKMYRQCAIEWDVTDPGDNYITSVPVYFHGFFRLLGMLTLSGNHPSPATSVLQANMKVYKDVDRTYAFTDDLVTYTISYRNYASVDAEGVRITEEVPEGYEFVSASDGGSLNGETVVWDVGTVPGFTTDGGVEPTTGEVTVVYRVLPEFSGRICAEAEITCTNGTGWVTNEYPNNITAVMERNCVDIIEKALEIDKKVNYEEVNPGTEVKYEVDFKNASSGGFLDGGRPGVVVAHAQDTDAEVAPEMNLKFRLYHGADEPYIDYGNYRISMFVNDNTYDCVAGEGDCDIGWQLNNEIYEGGDFEALHIFNEPIVPGSDDRGAWNQRIVVQFSEQLATTTPHLSRYFGMGQRIHQGGTEPLRVKWRLNASNYADVNWGDDWSYAPSAGDADDGLFYPITNDWTDINNPDIPVTEWHNEACETPSQFVDNILVEEWDGYTWRRVFGDGPLPGREIENVIVRDVLPEGFTFTGFIDEDGESLGDTAVILGREATYDEATRTITWSIPRLQVRQGGTIRYTAIADFSSGECEREDELQTNTASIEGDNESPTYAHADVNVTCAEVILPPPPSSMTKEADDTIYEIGDNITYTLSYENTDGSIARANLNSLENWTSQSGSEMTVEGGELTSVQNNLGVMTYDYSHGIDGAINASIDFAASAAFGLAFRHTGGAVDNGLYVVFKPNPGAGNVEVRLYDGTDELSTTSLGLPGGSPTNIRVVLSEDRLNLWLGNVTNPSPTWAVSGLPVREGYAGVINGFPDGQDTWGEHTLVNFRTHLDSGFDIIMTDPIPASLEFISASDGATVTDGVIEWPVIPGPVPVGETITRTWTGVVAGCPSSGQIVNNAYTNLMGVPNNSIQAQSIVSCGQDIVCTPPDEAEINASDLVFCTGDSVELTATEVSGALYRWYRDGVALGPGQEDWNSIMADQAGEYTVRIGDGSVTDATCYIESDPVELEENLLPDAPDGIDGTNEVCANTTDIALQIEPIEGAESYTWSVSDDGVITGDSLEALLDIGLEPEYIVTVYATNGCGDGPSDTLIIETIQPLEPMVEIQADETDICAEETITFSIADSLNLGLPSFSWIVNGVEQGTLEEFSTSALEDGDVVQLIATSDLACVTSEEAVSDSIVISVMDPLTPFVSIAATDSVICIGEDVQFTIGDSLYLGNATYSWTVNGVEEEIGDAFSSTTLQDGDTVKLTATSDLGCLTTEEAVSEPIIILVSDNITPQVAIEATSPELLCDGETFTAEVTSVTGGGDNPSFDWHVNGLSTGETGDVFNSSSLANGDKITVVMTSNSSCASEPTATSDTLVVNIGDPVTPEATIVASQTTICDGDEIIFEIDSTIYAGETPSFSWSVNGNEQETSEVFTTSTLEDGDEVTLTMTSSLTCVTDPVAVSAPIAIAVTDPVTPTVNIAATNTTICNGESVTFTLNQGEHLGNASYSWLVNGVEEGTSDELITSILNDGDAIQLIAISDEGCVTTDTATSEVITINVDDSVTPEVEIIATSPDPLCDGETFTAEVSSTSGGGSAPTYEWYINGASSGQTGTTFSSATLDNEDEITVELTSNSTCATQPTASSGAIVVNIGAPVTPIVDIVADETEICAGTDINFSIDDSEYLGSNPVYSWTINGVEAETSDTFSSDILEDGDVVQLIATSDINCVTASDAISNEITITVHPIVVPDISITSDAVDGACEPDEVNFSINTQTNEGPAPHYEWYVNGEAHPNPGTTLQLSNPQNKDQVYVQMTSNALCAEPQIVSSEVITLNFTEPENAEISLTGGQPAYCGDQVVELNAQTPNSNATISWTQERAGTTILTTTGTSFTAPDWEDGDIIFAIVNITGSCIGQPSDQDTFIINLGLSPEIISHNGIISICEGDDLVLVGNSPGTWYENDVQVGDGNEFNTDRAGVYHFTYEPGCGLLHSDTVEVIVEPVPEIIFIRDNQAVSSGEAYIFSPSEEVWVEIDGSYLEPQQTVWSAQPHLNLSDPEEVDGNIITRADAPIGDYWYLVNATIGNCSATDSILVRVLNELTVPNAFTPDGDGINDYWELPGIERYPDAEFVIFNRWGMVVYEHKGSYAGNPWNGRSNKGHLYPVATYYYVIHLNDGSGETLTGHVTLIY encoded by the coding sequence TATGCTTTGCTTGCTGCTGCAGAAATGGCTGACAAAACAACTTTTGATGGTCTTTGGATGAGAACACATGACCATAGGATGATTATGCATCCAAGGTATTCGGATTGTGTAGTACCTGACCCGGATTATAGATATGGTGATAATTCTTTAATGGATAATGTAGATGCTGCTGCTGATGGTGACTTCGATATTGCCCTTGCTTTATTAATTGCCTACAAACAGTGGGGGGAATTTATGGGCGTAGATGATGCCTGTGGAAACCCTATCAGTTATAAACAAGAAGCTTTAAATGTTATTCGCGGTCTCGTAGAAGTTTACCAAAGCCCTGACATTGACCCAACCGACTGTAGGAAAGTTTCTGGCGCGATTGGATTTGACGGCTATGTTAAAGGCGGAAATACTTGGGGAGAACTTACTAGTTGGGCTACAGGGCAAGAACCAGATTGTCCTGAGTTTACCGGTCCTACACAACACCATATTGATTACAATGCTCCAGCTTACTTTCATGCCTTCGCTCATTTTTTGGAAACAGAAGGCGATGCCCAAGATCTTGTCTGGAATATCAACCAATTTTTGCGTGCCGAGGCCTCTTCCGAATGGCTTGATGGGCAAATGCTGGATAATCCAGCAGCGTTACCATTGGCAGGCTGGGTTGATTACGAAGTAGGGGATGACAGACCTGTTTATACCAATTTTATGGATGGAGAAGATTTCAGACATGCCTGGAGAACCATCCTAAACTATGTCTGGCATGGAAACCCCAACACGACCTGGAACCCAAATACCAAGGAAGTAGAACCCGGTGGAAACACTTATGAAAGGGATTTAGGATTACGTTTAGCCCAATTTATGAATAACCCCGGAGAAGCTCCTTGGAGCAACCCGTGTAATTCTGTTGGGGGTGGACCCGAGCTCACTTATAATGGGCCTTCACAGTTAAAGTATTATTATGACCCTAATACAGGGGACGAGCTTACAACTTTTACCCTTAACTTTCTGCACGGTACAGGTTCCCCAGCAGCAGTAGCAGCACAGGATTTTGACCTTATGGGCAAAATGTATAGGCAATGTGCTATTGAGTGGGATGTGACTGATCCGGGAGACAACTATATTACAAGTGTTCCTGTTTATTTCCATGGTTTTTTTAGGCTTTTAGGTATGTTGACGCTATCAGGAAACCACCCTTCTCCTGCAACAAGTGTCCTGCAAGCAAACATGAAAGTCTATAAAGATGTAGACCGAACCTATGCCTTTACAGATGATTTGGTTACCTATACCATTTCTTATCGAAACTATGCTTCTGTAGATGCAGAAGGGGTAAGGATAACGGAAGAAGTACCAGAGGGGTATGAGTTTGTTTCTGCCTCTGATGGAGGTTCTTTGAATGGTGAAACCGTAGTATGGGATGTTGGTACTGTCCCTGGATTTACAACAGATGGAGGGGTTGAACCTACCACGGGGGAGGTCACTGTCGTGTACCGTGTGTTACCGGAATTTTCTGGTAGAATTTGTGCCGAAGCTGAGATTACCTGTACTAATGGAACTGGGTGGGTCACCAATGAATATCCTAATAACATTACTGCGGTAATGGAAAGAAACTGTGTGGATATTATAGAAAAGGCACTTGAAATTGATAAAAAAGTAAACTATGAAGAAGTAAACCCAGGCACAGAGGTAAAATATGAAGTAGATTTTAAAAACGCTTCATCTGGAGGTTTTCTTGACGGGGGTAGACCAGGCGTTGTAGTTGCTCATGCGCAAGATACTGATGCAGAGGTAGCCCCTGAAATGAACTTAAAGTTTCGCTTGTACCATGGTGCTGATGAGCCTTATATCGACTATGGAAATTACAGGATATCCATGTTTGTTAATGATAACACATATGACTGTGTAGCAGGAGAGGGAGATTGTGATATTGGTTGGCAACTGAACAATGAGATTTATGAAGGAGGAGACTTTGAGGCATTGCATATTTTTAATGAACCCATTGTTCCTGGTTCTGATGATCGAGGAGCATGGAACCAAAGAATTGTTGTGCAATTCTCAGAACAATTAGCAACCACTACCCCTCATCTATCACGGTACTTTGGCATGGGCCAAAGGATTCACCAAGGCGGTACAGAACCATTGAGGGTTAAGTGGAGACTTAACGCAAGTAATTATGCTGATGTGAACTGGGGAGACGATTGGTCTTATGCTCCTTCCGCTGGTGATGCTGATGATGGTTTGTTTTATCCTATTACCAATGATTGGACCGATATAAACAATCCTGACATTCCTGTTACGGAATGGCACAATGAAGCTTGTGAAACGCCTTCTCAATTTGTAGACAATATTCTTGTTGAAGAGTGGGATGGATACACCTGGAGAAGGGTGTTTGGAGATGGCCCCCTTCCAGGAAGAGAAATTGAAAATGTAATTGTCAGGGATGTACTTCCTGAGGGTTTTACTTTTACTGGCTTTATTGATGAAGATGGCGAAAGCTTGGGTGATACAGCCGTAATACTAGGAAGAGAGGCTACTTATGATGAGGCAACCAGGACCATTACGTGGAGTATACCAAGATTACAAGTTCGGCAGGGGGGGACAATTAGGTATACAGCTATCGCAGACTTTTCTTCCGGAGAGTGTGAACGTGAGGATGAACTTCAAACCAATACGGCTTCTATAGAAGGGGACAATGAATCTCCTACCTATGCCCATGCAGATGTAAATGTAACTTGTGCAGAAGTTATTTTGCCTCCGCCACCTTCTTCTATGACCAAAGAGGCTGATGATACTATATATGAAATTGGTGACAATATCACCTACACATTATCCTATGAAAACACCGATGGTTCCATAGCACGGGCTAACCTAAACAGCTTGGAAAATTGGACTTCTCAATCTGGTAGTGAAATGACAGTGGAAGGAGGAGAGCTTACTAGTGTCCAAAACAATTTAGGAGTAATGACCTATGATTACTCACATGGTATCGATGGGGCTATCAATGCTTCTATAGATTTTGCTGCCAGTGCTGCATTTGGACTTGCTTTTAGGCACACAGGAGGTGCTGTAGATAATGGACTTTATGTAGTGTTCAAGCCTAATCCAGGTGCAGGTAATGTGGAGGTAAGACTATATGACGGCACCGATGAACTAAGCACTACTTCTCTTGGTCTTCCTGGAGGTTCGCCTACTAATATCCGGGTGGTACTTTCTGAAGACCGACTAAACCTTTGGCTAGGTAACGTGACCAACCCATCACCTACTTGGGCTGTTTCCGGACTTCCTGTAAGGGAAGGTTATGCAGGTGTCATTAACGGGTTTCCTGATGGACAAGATACATGGGGTGAGCATACGCTGGTTAACTTCAGGACCCACCTTGATTCTGGTTTTGATATTATAATGACTGATCCTATTCCTGCATCTTTAGAGTTTATAAGTGCCTCTGATGGTGCTACAGTAACAGACGGAGTCATTGAGTGGCCGGTAATCCCTGGCCCTGTACCTGTAGGCGAAACAATTACGAGAACCTGGACAGGCGTAGTAGCTGGCTGCCCAAGCAGTGGGCAAATTGTCAATAACGCCTATACAAACTTAATGGGTGTCCCTAACAATTCTATACAAGCACAGTCTATTGTATCTTGTGGCCAAGACATCGTTTGTACCCCTCCTGATGAAGCTGAAATAAATGCTTCTGACTTAGTTTTCTGTACTGGTGATTCAGTAGAACTTACAGCCACAGAAGTTTCAGGGGCACTCTATAGATGGTATAGGGATGGAGTGGCTTTAGGTCCTGGACAGGAAGACTGGAACTCTATCATGGCCGATCAGGCTGGAGAGTATACCGTACGCATTGGCGATGGCTCGGTAACAGATGCTACTTGTTATATTGAATCTGACCCTGTTGAATTAGAAGAAAATTTATTGCCAGATGCACCGGACGGCATTGATGGAACCAATGAAGTTTGTGCGAATACTACTGATATTGCGCTTCAAATAGAGCCAATTGAAGGTGCAGAAAGCTATACATGGTCGGTTTCTGATGATGGTGTAATTACTGGTGACAGTCTTGAAGCCTTATTGGACATTGGTCTTGAACCAGAGTATATTGTTACTGTTTACGCAACCAATGGCTGTGGTGATGGTCCATCAGATACTTTGATTATTGAAACTATTCAGCCGTTGGAGCCAATGGTAGAAATCCAAGCAGATGAAACTGATATTTGTGCAGAAGAAACAATTACCTTTTCCATTGCGGATAGTCTCAATTTAGGTTTACCTTCTTTTAGTTGGATTGTCAATGGTGTTGAACAAGGGACGTTAGAAGAGTTCAGCACTTCAGCCCTTGAAGACGGAGATGTGGTTCAACTCATTGCAACTTCCGATCTTGCTTGTGTAACTTCAGAAGAGGCGGTGTCTGACTCTATTGTAATTTCTGTAATGGATCCATTAACACCTTTTGTATCCATTGCAGCCACTGATAGCGTAATTTGTATCGGGGAAGATGTCCAGTTCACCATCGGTGATAGTTTATATCTTGGAAATGCAACCTATAGCTGGACTGTCAATGGAGTCGAAGAGGAGATAGGTGACGCCTTTTCTAGCACCACGCTGCAAGATGGGGACACGGTAAAGCTGACTGCAACATCAGACCTCGGCTGTTTAACTACAGAGGAAGCGGTTTCCGAACCAATTATTATTTTAGTTTCAGATAATATTACCCCTCAAGTGGCTATAGAAGCAACTAGCCCTGAACTGCTTTGCGATGGAGAAACATTTACGGCAGAAGTCACCAGTGTCACGGGTGGGGGAGATAACCCTTCTTTTGATTGGCATGTAAACGGGTTAAGTACTGGGGAAACAGGAGATGTATTTAACAGTTCGTCTCTTGCTAATGGCGATAAAATTACGGTTGTAATGACTAGCAACTCTTCTTGTGCTTCAGAGCCAACAGCAACTTCTGATACACTTGTTGTGAATATCGGGGATCCTGTAACTCCTGAAGCAACTATTGTTGCAAGCCAAACAACTATATGTGACGGAGATGAAATTATATTTGAAATAGATTCCACTATTTACGCGGGAGAGACTCCTTCTTTCAGTTGGTCTGTAAATGGAAATGAGCAGGAAACTTCAGAAGTTTTCACCACCTCAACCCTTGAAGACGGCGATGAAGTAACACTTACCATGACATCTTCCCTAACTTGCGTAACAGACCCTGTTGCTGTATCAGCACCTATTGCTATTGCAGTTACAGATCCCGTAACGCCAACAGTAAATATTGCTGCCACCAATACTACTATTTGTAATGGTGAATCTGTAACTTTTACTCTTAACCAAGGAGAGCATCTAGGCAATGCATCTTATTCATGGTTGGTTAATGGCGTAGAAGAGGGTACATCTGATGAGTTAATCACCTCTATCTTAAATGATGGAGATGCAATACAGCTTATTGCAATATCTGACGAGGGCTGTGTTACGACAGATACAGCTACCTCAGAAGTTATTACTATCAATGTAGATGATAGTGTAACTCCTGAAGTCGAAATCATCGCTACAAGCCCTGATCCACTTTGTGATGGAGAAACCTTTACTGCCGAAGTGTCGAGTACATCAGGCGGAGGTAGTGCGCCAACTTATGAGTGGTACATCAATGGTGCAAGCAGTGGTCAAACAGGGACAACCTTTAGCAGTGCAACGCTTGACAATGAAGACGAAATTACGGTAGAGCTTACCAGTAACTCAACTTGTGCTACGCAACCAACTGCAAGTTCTGGGGCAATTGTGGTTAACATCGGAGCTCCTGTAACACCTATTGTGGATATTGTTGCTGATGAAACAGAAATATGTGCAGGCACCGATATTAACTTTTCAATAGATGACAGTGAATACTTAGGAAGCAATCCAGTCTATAGTTGGACAATTAATGGGGTAGAGGCTGAGACTTCTGATACTTTTTCAAGCGATATACTAGAGGATGGAGACGTGGTGCAACTGATAGCTACCAGTGATATCAATTGTGTTACAGCTTCTGATGCAATTTCCAACGAGATTACCATTACAGTACACCCAATAGTGGTTCCTGATATTAGCATTACATCTGATGCCGTTGATGGGGCTTGCGAACCTGATGAAGTGAACTTTTCCATTAACACCCAAACCAATGAAGGCCCAGCGCCACACTATGAATGGTATGTTAACGGTGAGGCACATCCCAATCCAGGAACTACATTACAATTAAGCAATCCTCAAAACAAAGATCAGGTGTATGTCCAGATGACGAGCAATGCCCTTTGTGCTGAACCGCAAATCGTTTCTTCAGAGGTCATTACACTTAATTTTACAGAACCTGAAAATGCAGAAATAAGCTTGACCGGTGGGCAACCTGCCTATTGTGGTGATCAAGTAGTAGAACTCAACGCTCAAACACCTAATAGCAATGCAACGATTTCCTGGACCCAAGAACGGGCGGGTACAACTATTTTGACAACAACTGGCACTAGCTTTACCGCTCCGGATTGGGAAGACGGTGATATTATTTTTGCAATTGTTAATATTACGGGTAGTTGCATAGGGCAACCGAGTGATCAAGATACATTTATTATTAATTTAGGACTTTCACCAGAAATTATCAGCCACAATGGCATAATCTCTATATGCGAAGGGGATGATCTTGTCCTGGTCGGAAACAGCCCAGGGACTTGGTATGAAAATGACGTACAGGTCGGAGACGGAAATGAGTTTAACACAGATCGTGCAGGGGTTTACCATTTCACTTATGAGCCTGGCTGTGGGCTACTGCATAGTGACACAGTTGAGGTAATAGTAGAACCTGTCCCTGAAATTATATTTATTAGAGATAACCAAGCAGTTTCCTCTGGAGAAGCATACATCTTTAGCCCTAGCGAAGAGGTATGGGTGGAAATAGATGGTTCTTACCTAGAGCCTCAACAAACAGTTTGGAGTGCCCAGCCACACCTTAACTTGTCAGACCCTGAAGAGGTGGACGGGAATATAATAACCCGAGCCGATGCACCAATTGGTGATTACTGGTATTTAGTAAATGCTACCATTGGAAATTGTAGCGCAACAGATAGTATTCTTGTTAGAGTGCTAAACGAGTTAACAGTTCCTAATGCATTTACTCCAGATGGAGATGGTATAAACGATTACTGGGAGCTGCCGGGTATAGAAAGGTATCCAGATGCAGAATTTGTTATCTTTAACCGCTGGGGTATGGTAGTATACGAACACAAAGGGAGCTATGCAGGCAACCCATGGAATGGAAGAAGTAACAAAGGGCATTTATATCCTGTAGCCACTTACTATTATGTAATCCACCTGAATGACGGCAGTGGAGAAACACTTACAGGCCATGTGACTTTGATCTATTAA